A single window of Eisenibacter elegans DSM 3317 DNA harbors:
- a CDS encoding head GIN domain-containing protein gives MLVLLSSFLITACSADCFKPTGEIVQERRLMADFSEINLYDNLDLVLRPLPSGETPFIEVEAGSKLQSSIKAEVRDGVLYLRNTAGCNWVRNNNKARVITVHYPVLKALRHYGFGLARSQGVLQVTDLLLIVEGQGDIDLSLVAQNLECRLFERGDIRLRGVCTGLNVATFNHGFLYAQDLTARHISAVHEGEGDFHLRATEQLDVQLRPFSIGTIFYYGQPVVTNFDIAPQTRGRIRAVNPM, from the coding sequence TTGTTAGTTTTACTATCGTCTTTTCTAATAACGGCGTGTAGTGCCGATTGTTTCAAGCCAACTGGCGAAATTGTACAGGAGCGTCGCTTGATGGCTGATTTTAGCGAAATCAACCTCTACGACAATCTCGACTTGGTACTGCGGCCTCTTCCATCGGGCGAAACACCTTTTATAGAAGTAGAGGCGGGTAGTAAGCTACAAAGTAGTATAAAAGCTGAGGTGCGCGATGGCGTTTTGTACTTACGCAACACCGCTGGTTGCAATTGGGTGCGTAATAATAACAAAGCTCGTGTCATAACTGTTCATTACCCCGTGCTAAAAGCCCTCAGACATTACGGATTTGGGCTAGCACGCAGCCAAGGGGTCTTACAGGTTACTGATTTGCTGCTTATCGTTGAGGGACAAGGAGATATAGACCTAAGCCTAGTAGCTCAAAACCTAGAGTGCCGCTTGTTTGAGCGTGGCGATATCCGGTTACGCGGTGTTTGTACAGGCCTCAATGTAGCTACCTTTAACCACGGTTTTTTGTATGCCCAAGACCTGACTGCCCGCCACATCAGTGCTGTGCACGAAGGAGAAGGTGATTTCCACCTACGCGCCACCGAACAACTGGACGTACAGCTGCGCCCCTTCAGTATTGGCACTATTTTTTATTATGGTCAACCTGTAGTTACTAACTTCGATATAGCCCCCCAAACCCGAGGGCGAATCCGAGCCGTGAACCCAATGTAG